One window of the Peptacetobacter hiranonis genome contains the following:
- a CDS encoding lysophospholipid acyltransferase family protein — protein sequence MKFYDFALSVLRLFCRVFFKYEVIGIENVPLEGNVIIAANHKSNLDPIFVASSMTTREVAAVAKKELFDHKILGFILKKLNTIPIDRENTGISTVKQILRAIKDGYVLGLFPEGTRVKGKEFGQAKAGLSLFASKGKANVVPISVISSYKLFSRVKIYIGEPIDMSQYFRAKLTNEDHERISEEVMQVIIKNYCEQADGIVDVEGIKYNA from the coding sequence ATGAAGTTTTACGATTTTGCATTGAGTGTGCTTCGTCTATTTTGTAGGGTTTTCTTCAAATATGAGGTAATTGGTATAGAAAATGTACCTCTTGAAGGAAATGTTATAATAGCTGCGAATCACAAATCAAACCTAGATCCTATATTTGTTGCATCTTCAATGACTACAAGAGAGGTTGCAGCGGTTGCTAAGAAGGAATTATTCGACCATAAAATACTAGGTTTTATTTTAAAGAAATTAAACACTATACCAATAGATAGAGAGAATACTGGAATTTCAACAGTTAAGCAGATTTTAAGAGCTATAAAAGATGGTTATGTGCTAGGATTATTCCCAGAAGGAACTAGGGTAAAAGGAAAAGAATTTGGTCAGGCAAAGGCAGGTTTATCACTTTTTGCATCTAAAGGAAAGGCAAATGTAGTGCCTATATCTGTAATTTCTAGCTATAAATTATTCAGCAGAGTTAAGATATATATAGGCGAACCTATAGATATGAGCCAGTATTTTAGAGCCAAATTGACAAATGAAGACCACGAAAGAATCTCAGAAGAAGTTATGCAGGTAATTATTAAAAATTACTGTGAACAGGCAGATGGAATAGTAGATGTTGAAGGAATAAAATACAACGCCTAA
- a CDS encoding 4-hydroxy-3-methylbut-2-enyl diphosphate reductase yields the protein MNIKISEKAGFCFGVKRAMGLAWRELCEEHDKQIYALGPLIHNKQAVEKYEERGLVTADDIEEIPSDVKMIIRSHGVSKSIYDRADEKELEVVDTTCPFVKKIHDIVKENYDKGKKIILIGDKNHPEVIGINGWCNNSAIIIKTIDEAKELELDPEVDYCSVAQTTMNLEVYGNMVDILKQKSDKIDFNNTICSSTKARQEAARELASEMDCMVVIGGKHSSNTQKLVGICKEVCPTFAIETRDDLDVEEIKKYENVGITAGASTPDWIIDDIIEYLKSL from the coding sequence ATGAATATAAAGATATCAGAAAAAGCAGGATTTTGTTTTGGTGTTAAGAGAGCTATGGGACTTGCATGGAGAGAGTTATGCGAGGAACATGATAAACAGATATACGCATTAGGTCCACTTATACATAATAAACAGGCAGTTGAAAAGTATGAGGAAAGAGGGCTAGTGACAGCTGACGATATAGAGGAAATACCAAGTGATGTTAAAATGATAATAAGATCTCATGGTGTGTCTAAGTCTATATACGATAGAGCAGATGAAAAAGAACTAGAAGTAGTGGATACAACATGTCCTTTTGTTAAAAAAATCCACGATATAGTTAAAGAAAACTACGACAAAGGAAAGAAAATAATCTTAATAGGTGATAAAAATCACCCTGAGGTTATAGGAATAAATGGATGGTGCAACAACTCGGCTATAATTATAAAAACTATAGATGAAGCAAAAGAGTTAGAATTAGATCCTGAGGTTGATTACTGCTCAGTTGCACAGACTACTATGAATTTAGAAGTTTACGGAAATATGGTTGATATATTAAAACAGAAATCAGATAAGATTGATTTTAATAATACTATTTGTTCATCAACTAAGGCTAGACAGGAAGCAGCTAGAGAGCTTGCATCAGAAATGGACTGTATGGTTGTAATTGGTGGAAAACACAGCTCAAACACTCAGAAATTAGTTGGAATATGTAAAGAGGTTTGCCCTACTTTTGCAATTGAAACTAGAGATGATTTAGATGTGGAAGAGATAAAAAAATACGAAAACGTCGGAATAACAGCTGGAGCATCTACTCCAGACTGGATAATAGACGATATAATAGAATAC
- the cmk gene encoding (d)CMP kinase has translation MIIAVDGPAGAGKSTISKLIAKKLNINYIDTGAMYRAVTYKCLSEGVDVKNEEAVIEVAKRTDIDFRDNNIYLDSKVVNEKIRTREVSANVSDVAKIKEVRYLMVDVQREIGTRNDVILDGRDIGSYVFPNADYKFFLVATPEERGRRRYKELCEKGFEGTLEEIIKDIEKRDEIDSNREFAPLKKADDAIEIDTTGLGIDEVVEAVVSKIK, from the coding sequence ATGATAATAGCAGTAGATGGACCAGCAGGAGCTGGAAAGAGTACTATTTCAAAATTAATAGCTAAAAAACTAAACATAAACTACATAGACACAGGAGCAATGTACAGAGCAGTAACATACAAATGCTTATCTGAAGGCGTTGATGTTAAGAATGAGGAAGCTGTAATAGAAGTAGCTAAAAGAACTGATATAGATTTTAGAGATAATAATATATATCTTGATTCAAAAGTTGTAAACGAGAAGATAAGAACTAGAGAAGTAAGTGCAAATGTTTCTGACGTTGCTAAGATAAAAGAAGTTAGATATTTAATGGTAGATGTTCAGAGAGAGATAGGAACAAGAAATGATGTAATACTTGACGGTAGAGATATCGGATCTTATGTATTCCCAAATGCAGACTACAAGTTCTTCTTAGTTGCGACTCCTGAAGAAAGAGGAAGAAGAAGATACAAAGAACTTTGTGAAAAGGGATTTGAAGGAACTTTAGAAGAGATTATAAAAGATATAGAAAAAAGAGATGAGATAGACTCTAATAGAGAATTTGCTCCTCTAAAAAAAGCAGACGATGCTATAGAAATAGACACTACTGGACTTGGAATTGACGAGGTTGTAGAGGCTGTAGTATCTAAAATAAAATAG